The following is a genomic window from Daphnia magna isolate NIES linkage group LG4, ASM2063170v1.1, whole genome shotgun sequence.
GATAATGACAGTGAAAAACGTTCGAGCCATTCACCGCCCCCCGAAGAGGTCACCGCCCCACCGAAAATCAAGATAGACATATGGAAAAAACGGACCACCGGCCAGCTGCTCGAAGAGGCCATTCAACGATACTTGGCAAGAAAAGCAGCCAGAGAAATGGATTAATTGTCCAAcacaatttttcatttctttatttcataCATATAACGGCTATTTACAAATAACGTTTTGTTACTTCTGTACAAGAAAATACCGACCAACAAACACAAGCGGAGCTCAAGTTCTTGAACTCAATACGAAAACAAGTAATGATAATTTAATTTGCTATTAATCCTCCATTGTAAGATAGCGTAGGACTGATGGGGGAAGTCCCATCTGCTGTAATTCTCTTGCCCAGCTTTTGACTGGCGAAGAGTGTCGGCGGATAACCGTCCAGGCGGCGTAGCGTAACGGTTGCGGCTGTCTCCAGTAGGGCGATAGAATGGATTTGAGCTGAACGAAAACGGGTCCGAGGACGCGGATAAAACGTCCGTGACGCAACATGGAGCGCAGAACAAGTGCCTTGAAAGCTTCCGGACGGCTGCCCATAGTACGACCGAGTAAATCGGCAGTGATTGTAGCCCCAGTAACGCATCGACATCTTACAATGGCCTGCAAGAAAGAACCAAATGGACTGTCGCCTCCGGTTGCGTTGCGGTGCCAAACATCCGCTCCGCGGTTGAGAAGCAAACGCGTTAAATCGGAAGCTCCATCCAGGGCTGCCACGGAATGCGACAATAAAGTTTGTTGGCCGTTGTCTTCAGCGTCGATTAGAGCGCCATGATCCAGCAGGTGGGACGCAATCTGGTGTGCCAGCCGGAAGCAACCTTTTCTCAATAGAATTTTGACGTAGGACAGAGCCGTTTCGCCCCTTTCGTCCGTCACATTGACGTCTATCCCGCTGCGCAGGATATCGTCGATCCGAGCGACGAGTATAATAGCCGCCCGCTGTTCATCTGCATGTCGGTCAGCGGCTTCTGTTTGtaaaacaacaagaaagagGACAAACATTGATGAGTTTGATGACTCGACGAAAATATGTGGACAACATCAAAGGCCAAATGATAGGAGCACACTGAGGTCAATGACTCGACAAATCGATACCGCCTGGATTGTAGGGCAAAATAGTCATCCCTGCACTACtgcacaaaaaaatatatatatgtttgGACAACAGTTCGCTCTGTGTGTCAGCGAGATGTTGGTTGAAAAAGACCAAGTTCATTCAACTCTacaatgtgtgtgtgtgagtgggTTCGAATCTAATGACTGTAAATGACGATGACCCGAGCCCGATCGGgtgtccttttttctttctccacaGCGAACAAGAGAAGGTATTAACTGGtcgatttcgtttttttgttttacagttTAACACACCACAagtgtcttttgttttgagaAGCCAGTAATGATCTTACCAAGAAGAGCTGCGTGTAAAGCCGAGAGATTATTGGTGCTACTAGAACTGTCCGCCTGAGATTTGGTTCGATTCCTGGTACACTCCGGCGGGCACGGCAACAAACAGCAACACGAATGTAATTCTCCGGCTGAAATGACTGCGTCATCGGTCGATGCGCACTACCATCACCATCTGATGCACCGATGGGTTTAGTAGCCGAGCTCGATTCCAACGCCAACACCAATTGAAGCTTTTCCAAAGTGGCGTATCGATCACCGTCTCTATTTCCAGAAATGAAAACGATGTTAATTGTATTCTCCGCCTCATTAAGAAAACCGGTTTTAATGTAAACCGCAAAGAGGTTATTTAAACTTCGTTTAATGGATTCCGGTTATTATGTAAATCAAAGAGAGGGAAACTAACGGTAACTTGAATTAGAAAAacatatatataatatttgtgtttaaaaaatttagcCAGTTTCCTGATTTGCATGTGCATTTCTAGATCAACATCCGGTCAACGTCCTTCAGCCAATTCCTACTATGGTTGCGCGTGAGGATTGGTCGTTACACGTTGTTACACGCTACGTAGGACAATTGGGTAAGttcagaacaacaacaaaaatcaacaCCCAACAGCGTAAGGTTCGACACGACGAACGCACGAACATAGTGTCATTAGCCTCCCGAAAATTGTTGAGCAGtgatttttcttctctctttgcTTGGCTCAAAGAGAAAAGTACAATGCGCCTAACGGAATGTTGCAGCTcgacaattttttctttctcgctGCTAGGTATGTTGTTCCTCTTAGTGTTATGTAAGAATGACTCCTCCCACAGGTACGCAACAAAACACGTCGTCGATGACGTCACGGATGGGTCGTTGCCTATGACGCTTTACTATATACACACTGTGCATACTACGTCGAATGTAGACGAGCGCACGCGCGTTCATtgaccatcttttttttttaccaggtCGTCCAATGCCCGAGATTCTTATGACGCTCGTGATTCTTCTTCCTCAATCATGAATTCAAACATCGACGTTTAAGTATCGTACAATAATATTCACTTAGTCGACAAATTGGAATTTATCTTTAGtttaaaatagttttttttgtttacagtACCTGTGGCCAAAATCATTCTTTGACGTGCATTCTGGTCCGTTTTTTTTGCGATTTTCCAAAACTCACTCGATTTCACAATTTCActggaaaaccaaaaaaactaCACTTGCAAATTAAGCAGTTGAAATTGATTTGCAAGTGACGTATCGAACAATCATCAAACAcaaacaacagcagcaaaaacaaaacgtgtTGCGTAGAAAGCTGAGGAACGTGTTTGCACTCTGAGAGCAGCAACGGTCGATGTCGGCCGACCGGAGGCGACTGAAAGATCACTGACTCGGTCCTCTTCGCTATATACGGccagaagagagagagagactataggcaaacagcacacacacacacgcggtTCAAAGGAACTCAGAATGTGGgcggagaaaaagaagaaacaacagTTTCCAAGAGTTCGTCAGCAGCGAAAGTGGCCGATAGGACATCGACCGAACTGGTCGGTATACATTTCGCTTCGACTGTTATGCACGTATACAGGCTTGCTGTGTGTAAGCAAGCAACTCTATCCGAGTTGATAGAACTGTACCGTTCAGTCCTGCCTTCTTTTCATGATTATGTGACCGATCCACGGTACCGTTTTTCTATTCTATCAAAGATGTAGAGTTAGATacgattattattatttcatttcattgcACTCGGCTACCGACCGCTCATGACCGAACCCAGTCAGCTACCCCGAGAGATagttgaaaagaaaggaaaacaatttCGTTCCAAAAACACTGGGGTATCATACCCCGAATGACTGGTCTCATTGTCTTCCTAAATAGTGGCTAACTATCAAGCGCATTGAACTCGAAATCAATCTGATTGTCGATACGTTTTccgttttcttccttttccgAGGGTTCATTGAATTTCGTGCTGATGCAATTGAATGATAAATAAAGATGGCAATAAAGTTGTAGTCATTTATGGAcggaagagagagaaaaaaaaaaggatgcgCAGAGATTCTGCCAAAAATTGAGACTGACTCGACCCAACACGATTTTATTCCCCCTTCTGTATTCGTCTTTTGAACTCTTGAACGCATATTGCGGTGAGATGGCGGCCGGGGACGTGACCGGGCGTTCGTTCACACGACACGCACACGCACGCTCACATTtgaacaaaatgcaaaaaaaaaaaaataggaagaagaaaattgaaaatgacaAGATTTTTCTCATCGTtatcaatttaaaaataatagtaTGCCGTATATGTGTGTGTAAGTACAGTAAACGTAATAGCCAGTTTGTTCGGGCACAATGTCCATCATACTTTTCGGTTTCTTTTCAACTACCGGGAACCTGACCGTAAAATGTGAACGAGACATGCGTACGTAAACAAATGTATACATATAtgtacttttattttatttacagGTGCGTACAGTACTGTACACAAATGGTTGACTACCCCGTTGGAACTTGGACAAAAATTACACCATCACACGGCTCGAATAGCTCGGGTTCGACGACAGGGAAGCACATCGGTTATCACCATATAATCACCCAACTTACTCCACTACCGTATGTGCATTCATGATGTACACATGTGGGTATGGTAAgcggctttttctttttgagaaatcatttttaataataataataataacaaacaacaCGCGCGCCATATGCCCCGTTGAAAAAAGCCTATTcgtaaagtttttttttttaaactcgtTATGTCCAGTTACAAGGCGTCgcgattttcttctttttaggAGAGAAATAATGACCTTAATTAACCATACAGCAAGTTCCggtatttcctttttctgtaCGTTTTCCAGGGCCCC
Proteins encoded in this region:
- the LOC116920139 gene encoding LOW QUALITY PROTEIN: uncharacterized protein LOC116920139 (The sequence of the model RefSeq protein was modified relative to this genomic sequence to represent the inferred CDS: deleted 2 bases in 1 codon), giving the protein PESIKRSLNNLFAVYIKTGFLNEAENTINIVFISGNRDGDRYATLEKLQLVLALESSSATKPIGASDGDGSASTDDAVISAGELHSCCCLLPCPPECTRNRTKSQADSSSSTNNLSALHAALLEAADRHADEQRAAIILVARIDDILRSGIDVNVTDERGETALSYVKILLRKGCFRLAHQIASHLLDHGALIDAEDNGQQTLLSHSVAALDGASDLTRLLLNRGADVWHRNATGGDSPFGSFLQAIVRCRCVTGATITADLLGRTMGSRPEAFKALVLRSMLRHGRFIRVLGPVFVQLKSILSPYWRQPQPLRYAAWTVIRRHSSPVKSWARELQQMGLPPSVLRYLTMED